Within Nosocomiicoccus ampullae, the genomic segment AACTTGGAAAAATTAGGTTTAGGTTGTATCGATGACTTACCAAATGTAAATTGTGTAAAAGAAAATAAAGCATTTTACACTAAAATGAGTGAAATTTCTCGTGGTAAAGATACGATGACTGGTCACTGGGAAATTGCTGGACTTAATATTAAAACACCATTTAAAACTTATCCAAATGGATTCCCAGAGGAACTCATCCGTCAAATTGAAGACAAAACAAATCGTAAAGTTGTATGTAACTTACCTTATTCTGGGACAGATGTAATCGATGATTACGGTGAGGAACATATGGAATCAGGTAATATTATAGTATATACATCTGCAGATCCTGTTTTACAAATTGCAGCGCATGAAGATATCATTCCGGTTGATGAGTTATATGATATTTGTGAGACTGTACGTGAAATTACATTAGCCGAAGAGTTTTTAGTTGGACGTGTGATTGCACGACCATTTATTGGAGAAGGTAAAGGAAAATTTACACGTACTGAAAATCGTCATGACTATGCATTAAGTCCATTTGAACCGACAGTTTTAGATGCCTTAAAAGAAAATGACTACACAGTGTATGCTGTTGGTAAAATCAATGACATCTTTAACAGTCAAGGAATT encodes:
- the deoB gene encoding phosphopentomutase; translated protein: MFNRIHLVVLDSVGIGEAKDAEEFGDIGAHTLKHALQSKDVKLPNLEKLGLGCIDDLPNVNCVKENKAFYTKMSEISRGKDTMTGHWEIAGLNIKTPFKTYPNGFPEELIRQIEDKTNRKVVCNLPYSGTDVIDDYGEEHMESGNIIVYTSADPVLQIAAHEDIIPVDELYDICETVREITLAEEFLVGRVIARPFIGEGKGKFTRTENRHDYALSPFEPTVLDALKENDYTVYAVGKINDIFNSQGITDMVRTKNNMDGVDKLLDVMDKDFKGLSFTNLVDFDAVYGHRRDSEGYADALKEFDDRLPEILDKLDDDDLLIITADHGNDPTFKGTDHTREYVPLLVTSKKDLDFKEIKARDSYSDVAATIAENFDVSFKTHGESFLGELK